Genomic DNA from Oncorhynchus clarkii lewisi isolate Uvic-CL-2024 chromosome 5, UVic_Ocla_1.0, whole genome shotgun sequence:
AGGGTTCATGAGTGTATTTTTCTTGAAATATAAAAAACAAAACCTTGGGGGACTTTTGTGTCGCAAGTTCATGGTTGGTGTAGTCAATTGGAAAACCTGTATTTTTAAAGTAAAAAATGATGTAGCCTTTTCTCTCCTTTGAATCAAAATTATGACCCACAAAGACAGCAACATTTACATCCTAAACCCAATCctgccaacaaaacaacaataaatgtaataaaagtcaagtaaaataaaaaatacaaagacaaaatacccttaaaaaaaaaaaaatcactgaggGAAGGCCAATTATAGATGTTTGTTTTCTGCACAAGGAAATAGGGGCACACATCAAGTGTCATAACTATATGGACTAAATGTTGAATAAAGACTAAAGCCATGTAGGGGAAATAATCTAGAAATGAGCAAAATGGATTGCATTGAGGTAGCTGTGCTCTGCCTACAGCAGAAAAACTGGCTTTTCAAatcaaaaagttttttttttaaatccataaaAAGGTAATTTTTACATTGATGTGGGGGAGACGACTAAATCATAAATGAAAACCCCAGTACAGTTCATGCTAGGTTAAAGAACATGTAGCTTCCATTTTCAGGATACTTCTGTTTCGTTTTCAGCTATAGCATACACAATCACTTATCTTACCCACCTCCTGCTATCTAGTGCTTGTCCATTGGCTCTGAAAGAGTTCTAAGTTTATACTGAAGACAACAGTAAACATTAAAAGGTGACCCTACCCGTTCTCTTAGCCACTCCTCCTGCAATCCGTTCCAACAATTTACAAAATGATGAACAAAAAAAAGTTGCATAAAATAGTGTTAATCTCTGTACAGGTCAATGGACTGCTTTTAAATATCTAATTTGTTTACTAATATGAAAAGGGCAgcgcaaaaatattatttgtactGCAGTGAAAGAGATAATCCCAAATCATTAAAAATCTAATTTAAAAAGGAAATAGACAACAAAAACGGACAACATTATTTTCTGTTTGAACCAGCAAAAAGTCCACAGCTACAGGAGTGACGGTCAAACTGACACTCACACTAAAGCCTCACCCACTCACAATTTCAAAAAGACTTTCGAATATTATTTTTTAAGTTTGTGTTTAACTAGGTCCTTCTCATGCACACTCGGCAGGCACACTCCAAGtctacacaaacacatacactaactatgcacacacaggaggagagagagaggggggggggggggggggttgtgctcAAGTCAGTCAGGACCAGAACATGTCTGCCATGTTAGTGTcggtgctgtaaatccacagcaCCAGGGGGAGGGTGAGGGCCACAAAGGGCCAGGAGATGCCCTCCATACATGCAGACAGAGAGCAGCCTTTGCTGCTGGGCTTCTCCAGCTCTTTACCAGGGTAGTTCTCCATGTAGTTCCTGGCTGCTAACTTTAGGACCTCGTCCAGCAGGAGGACGGGCAGGGAGAGCTTCAGCACCATCAGCCACTGGGTCAGGTTCAGAGGGGTGATCTGGAAGATGATCTGTAGAGGAGAAGGTAGCAACATGGGTGAGGACAACCTCTCCTGCTTTTTCAGTTTCTCCACCAATCCCACCCGTTACACTAGCATTTAATTGTTCTAGAAATAATTTCTGGTAGCCTCAGGTTTATTATTATTGCAGGTAGTCTCACCGGCAGGGGCTCCACGTAGAGGATAAGGAAATGcagggacatggagaggcagaTGGCTCCCAGCAGCCACACGTTCTCCCAGGGGGGCATACGCAGCAGGGACTGGTTCTCTGACACACTGAGGGAAACAGGGAGAACAACTGGGTTAAGTCACTGATTGAAAACCTATTTGGGAGCCATTTGCCCATCATTTGACCATGTGTACCAGATTAATCTCACAACATTATGCTACTAGTGTCAAGCCTAAAGCAACAGTGGAGGAACTTCAAAAAGAGAGAGGTAGCGCGAAAGACGTAGCGGCATAGTCTGACCTGTTGAGGGCGTTGCACATCTCGATGGTGACAAGCACAGACAGGGCCATGGTCATGGGGTAGGGGGACTCAAACAGCTCACACTTCAAACCATCAAACTCTGGGTTGTCAGGACCACACTGCAGGAAGTGGCTCTGTGGGCAGAGGAGAAAAACAAGCTCAGTAcgcgtttgagtgtgtgtgtgtgcgttaaatTGGCATTGTTCTCCTACCAGTTGGTAAAAGGTGATCCTGGGTCCGTCCTCAGCAGCGACGAACCACCAGGTAGCAGCACCGACTGTAGCCACACCCACATAGCCTGAAGAGGCAGAGCACAGGAGTCACACATGGCTAAACACTTGTTCAACTAAGCCATAGTTTTAAGCCATATTTCAATTTTGTGAAGGTTTTTTCTCCACAGAGGGCAAGTGAACTCACATCCGATGGCGAGGTATCTGAAAAAGAGCCATCCAGAGATGAGGGGCTCGCGGGCGTTGCGGGGGACCTTGTTCATGATGTCCAGGTCAGGGGGGTTGAAGCCCAGGGCAGTGGCCGGGAGGCCGTCCGTCACCAGGTTAACCCACAGCAGCTGGACAGGGATCAGAGCCTCGGGGAAGCCTAGAGCAGCCGTCAGGAAGATGCTGTAGGAATGGTAGAATAACATTTACGTGAGGATGAAGGCTTGTTAGCCCTGGAACTGACATCTATTTGTTGATTTTCTTACTGAGGGATGTGGGGTTGTGATAAATGACAAccagtccctatatagtgcacaactatTGACCTCAGACCCTatcgggtcaaaagtagtgagctTTAACTggaaatagggagccatttgggacaaagctgTGATCCTTACCAGACGACCTCTCCCACGTTGGAGGAGATGAGATAACGGATGAACTGCTTCATGTTGTTGTAGATGGCCCTGCCCTCCTCCACAGCCGCCACGATGGTAGAGAAGTTGTCATCAGCCAGGACCATCTCAGAGGCTGACTTAGCTACAGCCGTGCCTGAACCCATGGCGATGCCAATCTCTGCCTTCTTCAAAGCAGGGGCGTCATTCACACCATCACCAGTCTGGTCATGGGGAAAGGACAGGGCGTGGTTAGCCATCTACTTTTCTACAGGATAGCTTTTAAGCTTTTAGACTAATCACATATGGATTAGAGGTTACAAGACATGCTGAGGGCTCATCATGAAAGCCGAACCACAAAGTGTAGTTTCAGCTCAACGCTGCACAGAAACTGATGAGGCAGGTCTCAGGAGGACCTCGTCTCACTCACCATGGCCGTGATCTCGTCCATGGACTGTAGGAACTCCACAATCTTGGACTTGTGGGACGGCTCCACACGGGCAAAGCAGCGTGCATTGACCACCGCGTCTCTCTGGGCAGCCGGCGACAAGTCGTCAAACTCGCGGCCGGTGAAGGCCATGGAGGAGACATCGTCTTTGTCACTAAAGATACCGATGCGGCGGCAGATGGCAATGGCTGTGCCTTTGTTGTCGCCGGTGATCATGATGACGCGGATGCCGGCCAGGCGGCACAGCTTGATGGAGGCGGCAACCTCCGCCCTGGGAGGGTCCAGCATGCCCACGCAACCCACGAACGTCAGGTCCatctggggagagagagtcagaccaGAGTCCTGGATTTGGCTAACTCACAAGGCCTCATCCGTATGATCGAAATATTTTGTTTTTGCAATATACACTTATTTTTGCAGCCTCATCATGTTACTTCTATACAGTAAGCCCAAGTATTTAAGGTGTCTGAAAATACATACGTTCTCTGAATAAATGCTCTGCTATTTCTGTCACTCTTACTGCATTATGACCCCCACTTCCTCACCTCGTATTCAATAAAGCGGTTTGAGTCTTCCAACACCATGTCCTCTTTGGCAATAGGGTTGTCCTTTGTGGCCAGGGCAAGGCAGCGCAGTGTGTCACGCCCCGTCCCGTACTCCCTGATCACCGACAATACCTTGTCCTTGATGCCCGGGGTCAGGGGCACCTTGTTCCCGCCCACACGGATGTGAGTGCACCTGTCAAGCACTCCTTCTGGGGCTCCCTggagagtgagggacagagacaggaactCAAACCAGAGGAAATAAAACATTATCCTCTGCTCATTtcctacatactgtacattacaacTACAAAATGACACCGGTTCTTAAAGTACACAAACACATGTATCAAAATCCTATAATGTATCATAGTTATTATGAAGCGGCATCTAAAACCatgtccaaaatgacaccctattccctatatagtgacctactgggccctggtcaaaagtagtgcactatataaggcaTTTCTCCGGTGTCCATATGGTCTACAAGCCGAGAAATACTGTAGACGAATGCTAATAATTACCTTAACAAACATCTTGCCAATGGAGGAGTGGGCCTTGTTGGGTGTGCAGTACACAGACATTGACTTCCTGTCTCTGGAGAACTCCAGGGTGAACTCCTTCTTCATCAGCTGCTTGATCACCTGTACCACACAGTGaagaaacacacaccaacacatccttaACAAGGAGTGGAACAACAAC
This window encodes:
- the LOC139408574 gene encoding sarcoplasmic/endoplasmic reticulum calcium ATPase 2-like isoform X1; amino-acid sequence: MENAHTKTVEEVYSHFNVNESTGLGLDQVKRQREKWGPNELPAEEGKSLWELVAEQFGDLLVRILLLAACISFVLAWFEEGEETITAFVEPFVILLILIANAIVGVWQERNAENAIEALKEYEPEMGKVYRQDRKSVQRIKSKDLVPGDIVEVAVGDKVPADIRLTSIKSTTLRVDQSILTGESVSVIKHTDPVPDPRAVNQDKKNMLFCGTNIAAGKAVGVVMATGVNTEIGKIRDEMASTEQERTPLQQKLDEFGEQLSKVISLICIAVWLINIGHFSDPVHGGSWIRGAVYYFKIAVALAVAAIPEGLPAVITTCLALGTRRMAKKNAIVRSLPSVETLGCTSVICSDKTGTLTTNQMSVCRMFVIDQAAGDSCSLKEFTITGSTYAPEGQVYHDGKPVKSSQYDGLVEMASICALCNDSSLDYNEIKGVYEKVGEATETALTCLVEKMNVFDTDVKGLSKIERANACNSVIKQLMKKEFTLEFSRDRKSMSVYCTPNKAHSSIGKMFVKGAPEGVLDRCTHIRVGGNKVPLTPGIKDKVLSVIREYGTGRDTLRCLALATKDNPIAKEDMVLEDSNRFIEYEMDLTFVGCVGMLDPPRAEVAASIKLCRLAGIRVIMITGDNKGTAIAICRRIGIFSDKDDVSSMAFTGREFDDLSPAAQRDAVVNARCFARVEPSHKSKIVEFLQSMDEITAMTGDGVNDAPALKKAEIGIAMGSGTAVAKSASEMVLADDNFSTIVAAVEEGRAIYNNMKQFIRYLISSNVGEVVCIFLTAALGFPEALIPVQLLWVNLVTDGLPATALGFNPPDLDIMNKVPRNAREPLISGWLFFRYLAIGCYVGVATVGAATWWFVAAEDGPRITFYQLSHFLQCGPDNPEFDGLKCELFESPYPMTMALSVLVTIEMCNALNSVSENQSLLRMPPWENVWLLGAICLSMSLHFLILYVEPLPIIFQITPLNLTQWLMVLKLSLPVLLLDEVLKLAARNYMENYPGKELEKPSSKGCSLSACMEGISWPFVALTLPLVLWIYSTDTNMADMFWS
- the LOC139408574 gene encoding sarcoplasmic/endoplasmic reticulum calcium ATPase 2-like isoform X3, with amino-acid sequence MSDSTLRQIDLQVEHVGDKVPADIRLTSIKSTTLRVDQSILTGESVSVIKHTDPVPDPRAVNQDKKNMLFCGTNIAAGKAVGVVMATGVNTEIGKIRDEMASTEQERTPLQQKLDEFGEQLSKVISLICIAVWLINIGHFSDPVHGGSWIRGAVYYFKIAVALAVAAIPEGLPAVITTCLALGTRRMAKKNAIVRSLPSVETLGCTSVICSDKTGTLTTNQMSVCRMFVIDQAAGDSCSLKEFTITGSTYAPEGQVYHDGKPVKSSQYDGLVEMASICALCNDSSLDYNEIKGVYEKVGEATETALTCLVEKMNVFDTDVKGLSKIERANACNSVIKQLMKKEFTLEFSRDRKSMSVYCTPNKAHSSIGKMFVKGAPEGVLDRCTHIRVGGNKVPLTPGIKDKVLSVIREYGTGRDTLRCLALATKDNPIAKEDMVLEDSNRFIEYEMDLTFVGCVGMLDPPRAEVAASIKLCRLAGIRVIMITGDNKGTAIAICRRIGIFSDKDDVSSMAFTGREFDDLSPAAQRDAVVNARCFARVEPSHKSKIVEFLQSMDEITAMTGDGVNDAPALKKAEIGIAMGSGTAVAKSASEMVLADDNFSTIVAAVEEGRAIYNNMKQFIRYLISSNVGEVVCIFLTAALGFPEALIPVQLLWVNLVTDGLPATALGFNPPDLDIMNKVPRNAREPLISGWLFFRYLAIGCYVGVATVGAATWWFVAAEDGPRITFYQLSHFLQCGPDNPEFDGLKCELFESPYPMTMALSVLVTIEMCNALNSVSENQSLLRMPPWENVWLLGAICLSMSLHFLILYVEPLPIIFQITPLNLTQWLMVLKLSLPVLLLDEVLKLAARNYMENYPGKELEKPSSKGCSLSACMEGISWPFVALTLPLVLWIYSTDTNMADMFWS
- the LOC139408574 gene encoding sarcoplasmic/endoplasmic reticulum calcium ATPase 2-like isoform X2 gives rise to the protein MENAHTKTVEEVYSHFNVNESTGLGLDQVKRQREKWGPNELPAEEGKSLWELVAEQFGDLLVRILLLAACISFVLAWFEEGEETITAFVEPFVILLILIANAIVGVWQERNAENAIEALKEYEPEMGKVYRQDRKSVQRIKSKDLVPGDIVEVAVGDKVPADIRLTSIKSTTLRVDQSILTGESVSVIKHTDPVPDPRAVNQDKKNMLFCGTNIAAGKAVGVVMATGVNTEIGKIRDEMASTEQERTPLQQKLDEFGEQLSKVISLICIAVWLINIGHFSDPVHGGSWIRGAVYYFKIAVALAVAAIPEGLPAVITTCLALGTRRMAKKNAIVRSLPSVETLGCTSVICSDKTGTLTTNQMSVCRMFVIDQAAGDSCSLKEFTITGSTYAPEGQVYHDGKPVKSSQYDGLVEMASICALCNDSSLDYNEIKGVYEKVGEATETALTCLVEKMNVFDTDVKGLSKIERANACNSVIKQLMKKEFTLEFSRDRKSMSVYCTPNKAHSSIGKMFVKGAPEGVLDRCTHIRVGGNKVPLTPGIKDKVLSVIREYGTGRDTLRCLALATKDNPIAKEDMVLEDSNRFIEYEMDLTFVGCVGMLDPPRAEVAASIKLCRLAGIRVIMITGDNKGTAIAICRRIGIFSDKDDVSSMAFTGREFDDLSPAAQRDAVVNARCFARVEPSHKSKIVEFLQSMDEITAMTGDGVNDAPALKKAEIGIAMGSGTAVAKSASEMVLADDNFSTIVAAVEEGRAIYNNMKQFIRYLISSNVGEVVCIFLTAALGFPEALIPVQLLWVNLVTDGLPATALGFNPPDLDIMNKVPRNAREPLISGWLFFRYLAIGCYVGVATVGAATWWFVAAEDGPRITFYQLSHFLQCGPDNPEFDGLKCELFESPYPMTMALSVLVTIEMCNALNSVSENQSLLRMPPWENVWLLGAICLSMSLHFLILYVEPLPIIFQITPLNLTQWLMVLKLSLPVLLLDEVLKLAARNYMENYPGDD